In Nisaea acidiphila, the DNA window ATGAGCGACACGGGCGGATTCGAAAGCCCGGTACCGGATCACCGCAGAAATCGGGAGCCGGTCCAGCTTTCGCTGTTTCTGAATATCGACGGGTTCGAAGGGCCCATCGACGTGTTGCTGCAGCTCGCCCGCGAGCAGAAGGTGGATCTAGTCCACGTCTCGGTTCTCCAGCTCGCCGAGCAGTATCTGGCCTTCGTCAATCAGGCACAGCAGCTCAATCTGGAGCTCGCGGCGGATTATCTCGTTATGGCTGCCTGGCTGGCTTACCTCAAATCCCGGCTTCTTCTCCCTCCCACGGAAAAGGAGGAGGAAGAACAAACGCCGGAAGAGATGGCGGAACTGCTTCGCTTCCAGCTGATGCGCCTTGAGGCGATGCAGCAGGCCGGCGAGGCGCTGATGGCACGTCCCCAGTTCGGCAGCGATTTCTTCGCGCGCGGGCAGGGCGACCGTATCTCGGTGAAGCGCCGTCCGGTCTACGACGTGACTCTCTATGAGTTGCTGAAGGCCTACGCCGACCACAGGGTCCGCCACGACCGTCAGGCGCTGAAGATCGAGGCGACTCATCTCTATTCCGTCGAGGACGCGGTACAGCGGCTGAGCCGTGTTCTGGGCGCCGTGCCGGAATGGCAGACAATATTCTCCTTTCTTCCGCCGGGAATCCGCAAGGGTTTGCGGATGCGTTCCGCCATGGCTTCGACCTTTGTGGCCTCGCTGCAGCTGGTGAAGGACGGCAAGGCCGAGATCAACCAGGCCGGCACGTTCGCGCCGATCTATTTCCGCTCCCGGGAGGGCGATGCGTGAGTTCCGATCAGACCGAGACCAACGGGCCGAGCCGGGCCGAGCGGATCGTCGAGGCCCTGCTGTTCGCCAGCAAGGACCCGCTGTCGCCGGCTGAAATCGACGAGCGGTTACCGGATGGTGTCTCTGCAGACGCGATCCTCGAGACGCTGCAGAAACGCTATGCCGATCGCGGTATCCACCTGGTGAAGATAAAGGACTGCTGGGCGTTCCGGACCGCGCCCGACATTGGCGAGGCCTTGCGGATTGAGGTCGCGGTGCGCCGCAAGCTTTCG includes these proteins:
- a CDS encoding segregation and condensation protein A, with the translated sequence MSDTGGFESPVPDHRRNREPVQLSLFLNIDGFEGPIDVLLQLAREQKVDLVHVSVLQLAEQYLAFVNQAQQLNLELAADYLVMAAWLAYLKSRLLLPPTEKEEEEQTPEEMAELLRFQLMRLEAMQQAGEALMARPQFGSDFFARGQGDRISVKRRPVYDVTLYELLKAYADHRVRHDRQALKIEATHLYSVEDAVQRLSRVLGAVPEWQTIFSFLPPGIRKGLRMRSAMASTFVASLQLVKDGKAEINQAGTFAPIYFRSREGDA